TGTGCACCAGTACAAAAATACTAGTTATATTAAAATTGATACAAAAAACATTTCCTCATAATATGACAAAGCTGCTCATATTccaacattaaaatgatcatCAGAGGTTATTCCATGGACTCACATATTTGTGTGCGCTTTTATATCCAATTTCACTTAATGCTTCAATTTTGTGGTAAGTGCTACAAAAGAATTATTGCAGCTGTCACAGacaatattttgtgttttaaagttGCTATATTAGGCTGTTCATTGTTATGTTTTGACATACACTGTGTAGGGCATGATAAACTCATGTGGTTAGTgaataaaaatattgaatatttatgAAACAGGAAAAGCTGTCACAAGGGAATAGCACATGGAAGTCAGTACTCTAGCTAATGTGTATAAGAGGAATGCAAAAACCACCATCACTGTCAACAATAGCAGGAACACTGCAAGCAATTTATCTAATTTGTTGTGTTCTTTGACTCTCTcgctttttctttctgtcccaCTTATTGTTTTCGTTTGATGGTAAAAGGAACATGAAGGCAGAGGTAGTCGAATAGTTGAACCGGAGCCAAACATGAAGAAACGCAGATCGGgttttttcatttatattgtttataatGACACAAGAATGACGGGAAAGTCATGGGACctcaaatacacacatttcCAGGTGACAAACCTGGAACATCATGGCATTATAATGATTATGAATCATCTGTCAAATTTGTGCCTTTGGGGTTACCACCCTAATTTTCCTGGCACTAGTCGCTCGGGTTTCCTGCCACACATACCTGCTCATTCCAGTATAAGGTCGTACAAAAACTGTCAGTCATGCCACGACAGCAACTAAATGGAGGATAAGCAAACGATTTCTATATAAGGAGCCAAAAAGCAACAGCAGAATTTTGTTGTCGAGATTGCACAATCTCCTGTTGTAAACTACACTGAGGGGATTACTTATCTGACGGAGGCAATTatcattacaaagtgcttaccaaacatttgctggtttaCAGCACATGTGTTTGACATTTATGTATTCTTTGAGTTGGGTCGCGGGATATAAATACACTCAGGAAGGTTCTGTGTCAGGGACTAAAAACAATAAGATATGAATTATAGGACGCTGATATGCTAGAGTGGAATGTCAAGTGTTAAGTATTTCGAAAATTATGTTGAAAGGACCCAAGGGACCGTATTTCCCCCTTCTTCAGAACGGAAACAAAAATCAAAACTGAAAGCAATACTTCAAGCGACTCTACAAAAACTAATTGACCTCATACCTTGGGGAAATTTCTGCGGTGGAATTTCTACATTGACAAAACCAAATGGTTTTTCTATGGTATTTACAGCATTTCATACACTGACTGTAAAGGCGCATGATTTCAATCTTTTTGGCATCACATAcatcacatacatactgtatatgctcaTCTCAGACACAAACATAGACCTACACTAGCTGTTAGCGagatgaaggctgtgataaaCAATGAGTTGTAAACTCCGTAATGTGTTATTTGTGATGGTACTTCCTGTGTATGTTCCCCCCCTCGGGACTTATTATACACATCTGCCTCATGGACCCCACTGACGGGGGTGTTGTTTTGAGCCTTACAGACTaatcataaataaaaatcaaagacagaaatatatttctttaacacaaatGGACATAGTGTGGCAATGTAAAACTTGCTGCATACAGGTTTAGAGTGACTCGCTGTACTGACCATCCCATAGTCAAATAATGTGAGAGGTTGGGACATACAGGCAGACTTGATGGCACTCCCATTATCGCCTAATAGATTCTTGTGTATGCATTCCTGAGGCAAAAGTTAAGTAATATTACTTATAATTTATAACATGAACAAATCAGCAGaactatttaaataaaaaatgtctaaGCCAATATTGTTCATACGTCATAGATTGTTGTTCAAGTTCATTTTCTGCCCCtagatttatttttagataATTTGTAAAATTCCACTTCGCATTTAtccaaatatcaaaataaaggACATGGTGAGTCCCGAGTCAAATATTTGCCTTGTACAAACAAATACATTCAGTATATTGTGTTTACAGTTGGGCATACTCACTATATATAATCAGTTACTCAATGCTTGTCTTTTTCCAAATCTGATATTCATCATCCAGTGTGCTTTCAGAGCCGACATGGAACTTCACTGTGTTGGGGAGTGCCCTGAAACGCAGACTGTGGAAACATTCCTTAAAATTTTATTTTAGACAATTAGCCAATTGAACTGAAAGAAACGTTAACAAAAACTAGACCTTAACGTTCAAACATAACAAGGTGAATGACCTTTTCTTTTGTGATTATTTAGATTTCTAATACcccccctatagaaagcagtCGCCTGAGACAAACACATTGTACTCTTACTGGAACAGTGAGTGTAGTATGGGACTTACATAACTGATGACCATTGCTTTGTTACCATTATATACACATATtggaataaaacaaacattttatgaGAATTGTAAAACTTTGTTGATGCATAATTTACACTGAGCTGTGAAAAAGTTTTGACTTTGGGAAACAGTGACAACAGGATACAATGGCTGCACTGCACTTATTCTAAAACTATTTTCtttgatcattttcatttttcattcttGATCTTTTCACTGTGTTGCGTTGTTGTACTAGCTCGATTCTCTGGTGACGGTGGCAGAGGAGAGaaccaaacagaggagctcgtttagcggcaggctgctgctccccaagtgctccacagacagactcaggaaatcctttgtcccccgagccatcaaactgtacaacacctctctagggaggggtgggggggacaaaggaggacggtatgcaggacagataataatgcactatactcacttttaacagtctcttctgcactatattcactttttttaatagtagtgtatcacagctgttactctgcactatattcagttttaacagttttcttcttcatcttgtatttttatatctggtgtatttttttgttctttatactttgcactactaacttttttactgcctttttactaacatgtttttgcacttttgcactatggagctgtgatgctggaaacttgaatttccctcgggattaataaagttactatctttCTATCTGAGCAGCAGCACTAGTGTACtggaggggtgggggaaaagGATGAGAGAGTGTGTCAGTCACTGAGCCCCTCCCACCTCCTGTATAAAGGCTCCCAGTCTGGTGTGGAGGAGCTATTAGCAGAGTGACACAGCTGCCTTACAGAACCAGTGGCAATTTCAAGAAACCTGTGGAGTACTCTTTTACAGCTGACTGAACTTTCTCATCCAACTGAATTATCACAGAATTACAGGTATGTGCACTCTCTTTTAACACAGATATTGCTGTGATTTGCTGTGCTACAAGCTGATGGCTCTATCCTTGCTTTTTTTGAGGTCAGGGCACAAGTGTAGAGACGAGGACAGGTTATCTGTCTGGTTATATAAGCAGTTCAGCTCTCAATGTGTGCGTCTGTGAAGGAATTGCCTTCAAGGTATAAAGCATCTGACACAGGCAGTACATCATACATCGTTTATTAGCTGCAATTGATTTTTCTATGTTTTTAATGAGGTGACTGagttaaatagtttttgtttgacttttgaGCTGAGTCTATTTTGGACCCCTCATTGGTAAACTGTCCTTCACGTTATTGGCCAGGGGCCCAAAGCATGGTTGTAGGTTTACTTAACCGAGCCAAATCTGACCTTAGcttaactttttaaataaatgaatgataagTGCAAAATATAACTTGGCTTTTGGACTCTTGTGTAAGCAAGTACCAGTGTGGCACTACAGAAATACTGTAGGAGGGAGTTTTACATGCATTCAGGCACAATAGGAAATTCATGAAGTTGAATATCAATCtatagcataaataaataactaacaAATGTTTTCTCTACTCTCCACAGGAGTCAAAATGCAATTGATCTTCCAGTCCTTCCTCTCTTGCTGCCTGCTGGCAACAGTAGCACACTGTGTGGAACTTGAAGTGAATCCAGAGTTGATAAAAAGGTGAGTTAACTGCAAAGTGATTCACTCAACAATCAATATGTTTCAATCTGATATAAGATGTGACAGTCTGTCAAGTCTTTGCCAGCTGTCTACTGAATTATCTACCTAAGACTAATGGActattttttcctcctctcccagGCTAAGCATATGGCTGGCGAGCAGATTGAGACGGGATCTTGACAGTGTATCAGTAGAGAAGACAGCAGAGTCTGAGAACTTTGTCAGACCAGAAGATATCAGGGATACTTTGCTGCCACATTCCAGGTAAGACACTTACCATGCAATCCTGAAAGTCTACAAACTGTCTCCATTTGGCCATCATATCATTTTTTTGTCATCTAAATGTATTCTGATGTcataaaaaaggaatattaagCTCAGGACTGAACAACTTAGATTAAtattctcttctctctccctctgttctcCAGCACTGACATCAATGTCCGAGCCAAGAGGTCTAAAAACTCAGCCAACCAGTCAAGAAGACACGGTTGTTCGCTGGGCACCTGCACAGTGCACGACCTCGCACACCGTCTGCACCAGCTCAATAACAATCTTAACATCGGGAGCGCCCCTGTTGACAAGATCAGCCCGCAGGGATACGGCCGCAGGCGTCGATCTCTTCCAGCGCAGAGAGTCACACTGAGGCTAGAGCAGGGCAGGCTGAGGCCCGTGTGGAGCACAAATGATTCACAAGTTCACAAGCTCGAGGCTCTCCTCCGACGGACATGAGCGGGACTTCGCAAGAGGAGTTGGGAACAAAAGCGAGGGAGTTAgcgttctctctctgttctaaAATTCTCTAAATGCCTTAGACTTCTGCCAAGTTTGTCCCGGCACATTTGAGAACTGAGTCAGAACAAGACTGGCTGCACTGAGCTTCTCTAAAGGCTGAGCCTCGCAGCTCAGCCATGTAGAGCGTGCAAACAATTGCAGCTGGCGTACAGACACTGGATGGCACAGCGTTGAGCGAACTACAGGTGCTGCTCTCTGCTTGGCAGAGGGAAAGGAAGAGTGCTAATACCTGGCAAAGTGGACACATCCTCTGGCTTTAAGAGGGAATTCTCTTCTATCATTCTGGGACTTTACACATTTCTTCCTCAAGGCCAGGACTTTGATAAGTGCTAACCTCTAAGGATTAAACCACCATGTTCCAAACTGTCAGTACTTGTCTGCACTTTTCCATTTGGACTTAAAACCGAATGAATCATCAGGAAAAGacatcttcatcacaatgcCAAACAGGAAGATAGGCTACGGAGCTCCGAAGCTCTCAGTTTATATCAAGTTTTGGACACTGTATAAGGGAAAATGCCTTAGATTCTGTGAGATATGTGCAAGTCCACAATGGATTGAAATATACTTGAAATTGTTATTGTTTGTACAAAAACATGTGCAatctatatttgtttttattgcaggtatatgtatatacgaattcctttatttaaatattatatagaaATAACACTACAGTACTTATGCAGATAGAACTATTTTTGTACaggaagaaatatatatatgggCATTGTAGCTATTTGTCATTATTCTTTTTGCAAACTGTGGTAATAGGATATGTGTTTTATacgtatattatatatttgtaaatgtgttctatttTATTTGTGTCAAAGCAATAACATTGTTATTCAATAAACATTTTGCATACAAAATCTAGACCTTGTCCAGACCTCCTTTGCTTATAGCTCTTGTAAATTGAAAGTGGCACTCTATTGTCTGGAGTGCACGGTTACAGCAAGACACACAGCACCTGGTCTCTGTTAAATGATTACAGGGTCTCATTAGATACTCCCCTCCTCTCACTACATTCCCCTAATTATGACGACCCCCCCCTCAAAATAAGGGCAGACAGGGTGCCAGGCGCATTCCTGCTTGGTTCAGCTCATATTTGTTGGCTCACCCCACACCACAGAGCAGCCCTAAAGCCACCAGAGGAGGCTGAGGCTTTAGCTCCATCTGTGTTCAATGGTAGATGGTCAGGACACGAGAAGGCCAATGCGGGGGGTTCCGGTGTTACATTCCTGCGAGAGCATCACAAAAACTGCTCCAGCAAAGCACTGATCGTGACCTTCACATTCAAGCAGACCATTGAGACTGAACAGCACTGAGAAGCTGCAGATCTCTTTACATGACACATTATCACCCCTCCTTTCACATTGTagacacatacatatatagcaAATTTCTCTTTTGGCTGTATTACttgtctctctttttattcacaCCAGTCCCACAATGCACAAAGGGTACAACTGACACGTGCACTTGCCACATTGGAAAAGTAGTAGAGAAAATGTGGGGTGAACACGGCAAAGAGCGATGGACCATGCAGACCCACTGAGGATAGTGCAGATGTGGCATCTTATCCTCTAGCTTCGCTCATTCCCTACTGCAGAAATTCATAGTTCAATTTACACTTTATCACATATGCAGATTTACTACAATAGATCAAATCAGGAATTCACTGGACGGTATAAAATCAAACTAACCGGGTCCTTAGAGTAAGATATTCATTGCCACTTGTTTGGTGTCCCCTGTGCTCATTTCTAGCACGACTATCAGATTTTCCTGTAAGCACCAACCAGTTAATCCCTCTGTTTTCTTAGTGAAAACATACAGGAAATGAAAGATAAGCCTGTGACTGAATGAAATCATGTAtgactttagttttttttgtagaGCTCACAGCACTGATTAAAAGTGCAATAATTAGTAATTAGATATATGTTGGATGCAAACAGTTTCCGCTTTAGTTTTAATTCACCGGAAAAGCCAATTACAGCTGTTCAAACCTTTGTAGTATGATTGTGAGCAGGTTATATGGAAGCAAAACGAGGGTCAAAACTTAATTCTATGTTCTCTATTGCCATCTAGTGAGGTTAGATGGGTAAAACTGCTCAAATTGGGATTTTGGTTGTTCTTGGTATGATCTATTCAATAAGATCAGACATCTGAAttcaaatgaatgaattcaATGAATGAATTCAATTTTTTAATAAGAAGCGGGAACAGCGATAGGTGCTTTAATTGTTTAGAACCTGTTCTTTTGCGATTAGAGATTTATTCTTAGAAAAAGAGCTTAAAATATTACTTCAATAAAACGTGTGGATTTGGGGGGCTTCAgtctttttaaattgtatttttatctaTTCCTGAAGTATAACTTATGCCTAAATTAAATCAGCACAATGCACAGTAGCTACCACATGTCAGTAACACAAGACCTGCCCCAATAAATTACTGAATGGCCTGAGCAAATATTATAAAGAAACTAAAACAAAGCAAATGTGCCATCTAGTGGCTCCTTAAATTAGGGCTACACAAAGCCCTAAtggtaaaaaaacatgttcagtGTTTCTCGCCACAATAAAAGCATTCTAAGAATAAACTGGATGGATCTAGATCTGGCATAGTCAGTGCACTCTCTAACTATGTGACGGTGTCACTGCTTCAGTAAGCCAATCAGCTGGTGACGCCAGTGATGTGATGATGGCATAAAAAAACTGATCAGTGTAGGTCAACTggtaaaaatattatatattttttccactgCTGTGTTCAGACAGCTATTGACAGTATTATTTTGGGACATGCTCTTTTCAGCAGGATGTCAGCTAATATACCAAATTTTGCCAAAATGCAACTGAGTGAAAAAGGACTTTCTGGAGCCAttagaaaataatcatcaggtgTTAATAAGATCCCCTATTTACACTGTTTGTGGCACTGCTCGTTGACACACTGTTACATCACTATTGACGAGAAGGGAGGAGATGAATAATCAGTCTGACAATACGGATGTCAATCAAAATGATACTGGCCCAGGGCAAAGAGTCAATCCTCTACAGCCAACTCTAAAAGTACCCTGATAACCTGAGCTGAGAAGATTAGCCTCGTAATCTCAAACACTGTCAGGCTAAATCAGGGACTGTGTGCCCACTGCTGCTTACGGCCACAACAGTAAATCTGGGCCTTCTTCTAAGGCTGTGTGAGGAGTTCACCCATGCTCAATTAAAGACTCCTTGCTCTGCAAAGGTATCAGAGAATCTGTCTGTGAGACAGACCAGAGATTGATGTTGCTAGCTGAACACACAGCTTGGAGTTTTAGTTTCTTTGCATCGCACACAGAATACATGCAATAATAGAGACACTTACTTTTGCCATGATGTGCACTGGTGAGGTAAGTCCAGATGAATGTGCTGTAACAGTGTTTATCTCAGGTGAGGGACTGTGGTTAAAGAGACAGAAGCGAGAGCAGGGGTTTAAAGCTTTGCAACCAATTAGTCCTTCAAGTGAAAACTGTTATATTATTTGTACAATTGTTGTTTATCTAATCCAAAGGGCATCCTTACATTGCTGTTTTTACTTGCTAGTCTGCTCATGTCTCTTCTCAGCAAAATGTCCTGCAAATGAACAAAACATACACAAGAGGACATGATTAGTCTCTAAGAAAGAAGGGAGAAAACAGAGACACACTGGGATTATACATGTTGAACATAATTCCTACTTTATCCAATAATACTGCCAGAAAAAGCAGTAAAACAGTGCAAATGACCATGTTTCCTGACTTCCGTATTTGTTCGGCCGATGTCCTTGCTCTAAGCTGCGGCAATGAAAGAGTTAAGGATGGAGTGATGAGCACTGCAGGGTGGTGGATGAGATATCATACACTCTAGCCACAACAGCACAGCATGACTTAGATGTTTCTCTGTTTATACAAACTTCAGAGACAGCAGAGCCTGAGGAGGTGAGTGCAATTATTTGACATCTTAGTAGTCTAAAACCAGTGATGACCACTGATAATTGACAGTTGGAGGCAAACATCACTTAGAGTATTTTTCTGTCTTCAAATCTCCATTCAAATAAAATGTTGGTTTACAGTATATGCAGttttgttatactgtatgtgcgaCTTTGTAACTGGTAACTGGTTTATGTGTATCCATATCAAAACCCATTCATCGGTGCAATAACAAAACGATGCATCTAGATTTACTGGAAATGTATCTGACACGTATTAGAGAATAGCTGCAAGGGAGGCTGTTCTGCATTCATGGGTGAGTGCACTTCCTTCCTTTTTATCTTTACTCTTCTCCAGGCCCTGGCCACTGAGAAAGATGAGAAAAGGAGACACGCctcttttaaagcagcagtcaaGTCCTTGCTTGGGAAAGAGTGAGCTCCTTTACTTTCCCTATCTCATCCGTGTCTCTCTGTAATGTAAATGGCTTTCTCGTGTGTTGttgacctctctctctcagatatGACTTTGACAAAGAGCCAACTTGGGGGCTCAGCCATTAGCAGCAGTGACGTGTctgagaaaagacaaaaaaaaagacaagataaaGACAGCAGAATATAGCGAGCTGGGTCTGAGATAGGGCTGTAAGTGGTCGGGTAATGGCCTCCTTTGGGATTTACACAGTGAAGGCGAAATAATGAATGATGATTCTCCAACATAACTGTGGAGATGATATATGGTCAGCTCCACATTGCCACATTTCCAGTGCATTTAAGCAGACTCACAAACACAAGGGCGCACACACCCACATTAGCACAGTCCAGAGTGGGCACCATTAGGATACTTCCCACATTAGTGTCAAATAATGCTTTCTCCAGAGCTACACTATAACTCTATTTGTCAGCCATCTGATCTGATGTTTCCTAAACCAGACACGTAGATCAATTAGAGAAAGGCTACTGTGAAtgctgaatattatattttatctcCTGTGTTTGTTATTGGGGTGCTGAGTTGGGGAGTCCTCAATAGACGGAAGGGCATTTTTATCATATGGGAATTGATTGATCCCCTGCAGCAGGCACCTTGATGTTAACAATTAGATGTTGTACGAGAGAGCTGTTTCTCTCTTGGGAATTCAAGCATCCAGAGATTTGTTCTGTTGCCATATTGTTGTTATACTTCAAGGAACATGACCGTCTGTACATCACAAGCAGATatgaaaaaacacattgttgttCAGAAAAATTGTTGAAGCCCTGCAAATGCTTTTGATTAGataatttaataaaatgcaTTTCTCAGTTAATTCAGGGGAGATGCTGCACTATGAAATTTGTCACAGCTTGTGATTTTGTCCATCTATCTTTGGCTGCTTATCCGGGCCCAGGGTGTGGTGAGATTAggctaattattattattataatgctGGTTAAGCAGCACCAGAACCATACAGTAAGAAGGTTATTTTACCACACTGACTGCTAGAGGAGTGTTCTCGGCATTGACATAAAGGATCAGTCTGGTCACTTTGTTATAAATAGCTGGGCAGCAAGTATAGACatgtaaataaaatgcattatgCAACTCTGCATCATATATAGGAGATGGGGTCAGCTGTCTTTGCTATCACACAAATCTGAATGGTAATCAGAGTGACTTTGCCAGGAAACCACAGCTGGGTTATGTATTCTCAGATGTACAAAACCAAGGTCAAAGCCAAGTTAAAAACAGTGCTAATAAGCGAGAGATAAATGGGCAAACACTTGGACAGGGGGTGCTTAAGAAAATGATCATAGCAGCTTGTGACTTATTCACTGAAAGGGACAACTGTGATGACTACCTGGTTGTGATGCCTCTTTGCCACAGAAGTAGTGAGGAGTCACTTCCTCACTCCCTCACTATGTGTgcacactgtactgtatgtaagtgtAAGAGCGAGTGACAGAgttcttgtgtgtttgtgtctgagagagacagtaaga
This window of the Sebastes fasciatus isolate fSebFas1 chromosome 2, fSebFas1.pri, whole genome shotgun sequence genome carries:
- the adma gene encoding adrenomedullin a; its protein translation is MQLIFQSFLSCCLLATVAHCVELEVNPELIKRLSIWLASRLRRDLDSVSVEKTAESENFVRPEDIRDTLLPHSSTDINVRAKRSKNSANQSRRHGCSLGTCTVHDLAHRLHQLNNNLNIGSAPVDKISPQGYGRRRRSLPAQRVTLRLEQGRLRPVWSTNDSQVHKLEALLRRT